A stretch of DNA from Bacillus sp. SM2101:
CCTGATTACCCATCTATCCATATTCATAATTATTAATGACTTTGATCTAATTTTTATTGATATTGTTATTTAAATAGAAATAGCTATGCGATTGTCATCTTATAAAAGGAAAAAAGAAGCCAATAGTGTTACTCCTTTGTATAAAATTACAACAATCAATGTGATAATAATCTATTAATAGTATAATGCATTTTTATTAAGATACAAAGCATGATTTAAACAATAAATGAAATAATTAAACCTATGATACCTGCTGTTATGGCATAAAATAACATCGGAATAATCGTAAAACGGATAATTTGGCCCTCTTTACCTAAGAGCCCTACAACAGATGCAGCAGCAACTACATTCAGTACACAAACCATGTTACCCGCATTTGCCCCTAATACTTGTTGTGACAATACTAATTGATTACTTACACCAATTTGATCAGCAACACTAAATTGGAATAACGAGAACATCATATTACTAAACGTAGCACTACCTGATATAAATGAACCTAGTGCCCCAATAATTGGTGCAACAAGAGGCCAAGCATTACCAACAGCATTTGAAACCATTAGAGCTAACTCCATTGGCATACTTAATAAATCCGCACTATTTTCTCCCGAGTTTATGAAAATCCGAACCATAGGCAAAGCTGTACCTAGTGCGATCGCACTTCCTACTAGCGTTTTTGCTGAAGTAACAAAGGATTGTTTAACTGCTGTTGCTGACATACGGTGAAGAAACACCGTTATTAATACGACTACGAGAAACACAGTTCCTGGTAAATATAACGGCTCGAATGAATTACTTATGTTTGTGCCAAGAATATTACCCATACCAACCTTTACTGAACGGAGCATATCTTTAAATGGCAGCACATCAATACGTGTAAGAACGAGTAACAACGCTACTAACAAATAAGGAATCCATGCCATTAGTATAGAAAGTGATTGTTTACCTTCATCTTCTGTCTTTATATGTTCATTAATTTCATGTTGCTGTTCATTGTCACCAAAGTCCCAATGCTTTGTTGGTAAAAGGAAACCTTTTTTAGCGGCAGGTATAACGATAGCTAGACCAACAAGTCCACCGATAATTGATGGGAACTCTGGCCCAAGGAAGGTGGCGACGATAAAGGCAGGTACAGTAAAGCTTAACCCTGCAAACAAAGCAAATTTCCATACTTGTAAGCCTTCCTTCCAAGAACGGTTTTCACCGAAAAAGCGCGTTAAAATGACAACGAGTATTAAAGGAATAAATGTCCCAATAAGAATGTCCATTGAAACAGCTTGTTTAGCAACATTTTGTAGATATACTCCTAATGAATCAGTACCAAGTGATTCGACCACTTGAGGTGCAACTGAGGAACCTTGCTGAAGACCTTGATTGACTCCAACAATCACTGGTGTACCAACTGCACCAAACGATACAGCACTACTATCTGCAATGAGTGCTAAAACAACTGCGGCTAAAGGAGGAAAACCTAATGCAACTAGTAAAGGTGCCCCAATGGCAGCAGGCGTTCCAAAGCCAGCAGCTCCTTCAATAAACGAACCAAATAACCATGCTATAATAATGACTTGTACACGTCTGTCTTGTGTAATTCCTAAGAATCCATTACGAATTGAATCCATTGCACCACTATTTGTTAACGTATTAAGCAATAAAATTGCACCGAATACAATCCACAAAATTGAAATAGTTATAATCCAACCTTCAATTGTCGCAGCTGCAACTTGAACAAAAGGCATCTTCCAAAAGAGTAACGCCATAATGCCTGTTAGAACTAAACTAATCGGCATTGCCTTTGTTGCAGGTAGTCTTAAAATGACTAAGAAAATAAAAACTGCTAATATAGGGGATGAAGCCGTAATAATTTCTAAAAAATTCATATCGATATCACCTTTTTCATTTATTAAGAAAGCTGTTTCCTCATCGATTGTCGGTTTTAGTACTACGAAAAGAGCCATTTAGAAAAGTACATACTTCTAAACAATACTTAAACAAGCCTACATTCTCTGTAGGCAAAAGTAACAAATCGTAACGTTTGTCATAAAAGTGTAAAGCAAATGGGACAGTGCTTATTCATTTTAAATAAGACGGCAGTAACTGCCTGAAGTAATAACTACAAAATTAGATCATCTAATCTAAACACACAGATCATTATACTCGAACTATGTGCTGTGTTTCACAATCTTTTATGGCTTATTTGTGAACGTATTTGATTATAGTTTATGTAAAGCGTTTTCTTGATAAAAAGTATTCTTAACGAATTCATAAAGTAATTTTCATTCAAAGGATATTTTCACAATATTTATTAGTTTAAGCATAGTTGTGGTAAAATATCAATAAAATTTTGAACCATAACGATTTATAAACGCATAAGGAGAATTCAACATGACAGAAACAATCTTAATTACTGGAGCTGGTTCCGGCTTAGGGCAAGAACTTGCCGTCCAATACAGTCAAAGTGGAAAGAATATTGTCTTAACTGGCCGATCACTAGATAAGCTTTACAAAGTTCAATCTATGATCAATGAAGCTGGCGGACGTGCCTTTGTATACAAAATGGATATACGCAACGGTAATGAAATCGAATTACAAATTCCTAATCTATTAAAGGAATATAATGTGTCAACGCTTATTAACAACGCTGGCATAGGTTACTTCGGTAGCTTAACAGACCTAACATATTCAAATATTAATGATATGATTGAAACAAATGTAACTGGAACTATCAATTTAACAAAGGCATGCCTACCTTATCTTTTATCATTACCAAAAGCCAAAGTTATGAACATTATATCCACCGCCGGTTTGCGAGGAAAAGTGAACGAATCTGCTTATGTAGCTAGTAAGTTCGCTGTTAGAGGTTTCACTGAGAGTTTAATTAAAGAATTAGAACATACTTCTGTATCATTGACAGCTGTATATATGGGTGGTATGGACACACCATTTTGGGAAGAATCCGACCATATTAAGGATAAAAATCGCCTTCGGTCACCTTCAGAAGTTGCACAAAAAATCATTGAACTAGACGACGGTCGTCCAGAAATTATTATAGAGTGATGAGGAAAGTAAAGCGAACTCAATTCTTACCTAACACTAGCCCCGGCTTTTGCTAGCAGTGGAATTTCATCGTCCATATTTCGGGTCAAATTTTCTGTTATATGGGTCAATTCACTATATTTACGGGTCAATTATTCAGTTATATGGGTCAAATCACTGTATTTACGGGTCAATTATTCAGTTATATGGGTCAAATCACTGTATTTACGGGTCAATTACTCAGTTATACGAGTCAAATCATCGTATTTACAGGTCAATTTACCGTATTTACGGGCAATTCACCGTATACGGGTCAATTATTCAGTTATTCGAGTCAATTCACTATATTTACGGGTCAATTACTCAGTTATATGGGTCAAATCACTGTATTTACGGGGCAATTATTCAGTTATATGGGTCAAATCAATATGAGACAAATCACTATATTTACGGGACAATTACTCAGTTATATGGGTCAAATCACCGTATTTACGGGTCAATTACTCAGTTATACGGGTCAAATCATCGTATTTACGGGTCAATTCACCGTATTTACGAGTCAAATACACGATTAGCATTGGAGTCAAAGACTATGAAGGCGTTTTTTGCCTTGAAATGGTGAAGTGACCTCGAGTGGATAGGTGCTGGAGCTAGACAACCTGAAATACAGAGCCGATTGTTTAGACTCGAAAAGCGTTGGAAGCTATTGACTGAAGACGCTTTTTGTCTTCTGTTGAATAGCTGAAACGACTTAAGAGGCTAGGAGGCGGAGCTGGACAATATAAAAGCGGCAGCGCCTCGTTCATCCCCGACAAGCACTGGAAGCATTTCATTAGAAGGCGTATTTTGCCTTCAGATGAAATGGTGAAGTGACCTCGAGTGGATAGGTGCTGGAAGCTGGACAACCAGAAATGCAGAGCAGATTGTTCATCCCCGACACGTAATAAAAGTCACTTAATGACGCTTTTTGTCTTCTAGTCTTATACCTATTACTCAATGGGCTTATTCTTTTGAATAAATTCCTCAATTAACTCAATAGAAAATCCTTTGCGGTACAGTGCTTGCTTCAACTTTTGCTCATATTCCCATCCGGTATATTTCTTCAGACGGTTGTTTATCTTGTTAGCTTGATGCTGTAACGCCTCCAATTCATTATTTTCTTCTTGGCCAGAAATTTGTGAAATCTCTACAATTACAATTTGTATAATATCCCAAGAAAACCCTTTTCGAACTAAAGTTTGTTCAATTTTTTGTTTTATGTTTAATATTGAAAGCTTAGCACTTTGTTTAGATATTTTCTCGGCATGTTTCATTGCGTGTTGAATTTGCAACTCAGTAGTATACGTATTCATTGCTTTTTCTGCATACTTTGCCGAAATTCCTTTTTCTTTCAATTCTCTTTTTATTTTATCAGGACCTTTTATAGACGTTTTAATTTGTGTTTGTACGTAAGACAACGCAAATTGCTCATCATCTACATAATTAGCTTCTTGTAACTTATGTACGACCTCTTGAATGATCTGCTCTGGGACTTCATTTTTTTTCAAATAATCATCAATTTCTTTAATCGACCTTATTCGATATGACAAATATCTTAATGCAACATTATGAGCTTTTTTCACTTCATCTGCAAACTGAATTTCTCCAACATCTAGCTCATCAACTTCTTTGCCTTTTGTAAGATTATATTTTATAAGAACATCTTGATCGACGCTAAATGCATATTCTTCACCTTTGCCTCGATCGAGATAAACATTATATCGATCCGAGTTCTTCTTTTGCGTAACTATTTTTGTAATAAAAGCCAAACTTATCACCCCTCCTTTAATTTTAGCAAAAAATTAGTGTTAAAAGGAGTATACGATTTATAATGAAGAAAATAGTACTTAATGGTTAGGAGTGAGCGGAGTGAAAATAACAATTGCTGGTGGTACAGGGTTTGTTGGTAAAGCAATTACGCAATATTTTGTTGATCAAGGACATGAATGCTTCATTTTAACTAGAAAGGAAAATTTAATTCATAATAATCCACTTATACACTACGTGACATGGCTTAATGATGATAGTAACCCTGAGAGTCAGTTGAACGGAATGACTGCTTTTATAAACTTAGCGGGTGAGTCTCTTAATAGTGGTCGGTGGACTGAAAAACGTAAAAACAGAATTGTTAATAGTCGACTCGAAGCCACGAATGAAATAATTAGAATCATTGCAAATTTAGAAATAAAACCTGATATTTTAGTAAATGCAAGTGGAATCGGTATCTACGGTACATCAGAAGCTCTTACTTTTTCAGAACAGGATAAAAACATCGGAACTGATTTCCTCGCAAAGACAGTTTCAGCATGGGAAAACTCGGCTAATGATTTACAGTCATATAATGTCCGAACAGTATTTGCTCGGTTCGGAATTATCCTCGGAAAAAGTGAAGGTGCATTACCTAAGATGACGACTCCATACAGGCTGTTTATCGGAGGGACTGTGGGTTCAGGAAAGCAATGGCTATCTTGGGTTCATATCGATGATGTATGTCAGGCTATCGCTTACGTTATTAGTAATAAAAACGTGCACGGGCCAGTTAATATTACTGCACCTAACCCTGAAACGATGAAAG
This window harbors:
- a CDS encoding L-lactate permease, encoding MALFVVLKPTIDEETAFLINEKGDIDMNFLEIITASSPILAVFIFLVILRLPATKAMPISLVLTGIMALLFWKMPFVQVAAATIEGWIITISILWIVFGAILLLNTLTNSGAMDSIRNGFLGITQDRRVQVIIIAWLFGSFIEGAAGFGTPAAIGAPLLVALGFPPLAAVVLALIADSSAVSFGAVGTPVIVGVNQGLQQGSSVAPQVVESLGTDSLGVYLQNVAKQAVSMDILIGTFIPLILVVILTRFFGENRSWKEGLQVWKFALFAGLSFTVPAFIVATFLGPEFPSIIGGLVGLAIVIPAAKKGFLLPTKHWDFGDNEQQHEINEHIKTEDEGKQSLSILMAWIPYLLVALLLVLTRIDVLPFKDMLRSVKVGMGNILGTNISNSFEPLYLPGTVFLVVVLITVFLHRMSATAVKQSFVTSAKTLVGSAIALGTALPMVRIFINSGENSADLLSMPMELALMVSNAVGNAWPLVAPIIGALGSFISGSATFSNMMFSLFQFSVADQIGVSNQLVLSQQVLGANAGNMVCVLNVVAAASVVGLLGKEGQIIRFTIIPMLFYAITAGIIGLIISFIV
- a CDS encoding SDR family NAD(P)-dependent oxidoreductase, with the protein product MTETILITGAGSGLGQELAVQYSQSGKNIVLTGRSLDKLYKVQSMINEAGGRAFVYKMDIRNGNEIELQIPNLLKEYNVSTLINNAGIGYFGSLTDLTYSNINDMIETNVTGTINLTKACLPYLLSLPKAKVMNIISTAGLRGKVNESAYVASKFAVRGFTESLIKELEHTSVSLTAVYMGGMDTPFWEESDHIKDKNRLRSPSEVAQKIIELDDGRPEIIIE
- the recX gene encoding recombination regulator RecX, whose product is MAFITKIVTQKKNSDRYNVYLDRGKGEEYAFSVDQDVLIKYNLTKGKEVDELDVGEIQFADEVKKAHNVALRYLSYRIRSIKEIDDYLKKNEVPEQIIQEVVHKLQEANYVDDEQFALSYVQTQIKTSIKGPDKIKRELKEKGISAKYAEKAMNTYTTELQIQHAMKHAEKISKQSAKLSILNIKQKIEQTLVRKGFSWDIIQIVIVEISQISGQEENNELEALQHQANKINNRLKKYTGWEYEQKLKQALYRKGFSIELIEEFIQKNKPIE
- a CDS encoding TIGR01777 family oxidoreductase is translated as MKITIAGGTGFVGKAITQYFVDQGHECFILTRKENLIHNNPLIHYVTWLNDDSNPESQLNGMTAFINLAGESLNSGRWTEKRKNRIVNSRLEATNEIIRIIANLEIKPDILVNASGIGIYGTSEALTFSEQDKNIGTDFLAKTVSAWENSANDLQSYNVRTVFARFGIILGKSEGALPKMTTPYRLFIGGTVGSGKQWLSWVHIDDVCQAIAYVISNKNVHGPVNITAPNPETMKEFGIKIGEALRKPHWLPAPAIALKLLLGEMSMLIVEGQKVLPDVLTAEGFTFRYQHLEDALSALLVK